GGGCCTCCTCCCTGAGCACCTTCGCCTGGCGTCTGGGTCTGACGGCACCTCTTTCTATCCAGGGGCCCAGAGCCCCTCCCAGGCTAGGGGCGGAATGAAGATCTTCAGGCCCCTCAAAGGCCCCCAGGCCCAGCTGGCCCCACCCCTTTCCTTCTGAGTGTCCGGGCAGCCTGGAGCTGCAGAGACCCCTTCCTTTTCTGCAGTGTCTGCAGTGTCTCTCCAAGGCAGGCTCCTCCCTCTTGGATCTGAGAACTCCGGGGCGTCACAAACTGCTAATTCCCGTCATTTACCCTGGGAAAGGAGGAACCGCCTTAGCGGGTGAGGTGGCAGCTGCAGGTCTCAAACGGGTGTCTAACCACATCCAGCCGTGGGCACAGCCACGCTCAAGTTCCCGAGAGCCCCCGCTTCCAGCATTCCTGGGGGTCTCCACCTGTGCTGGACGGCACAGAAGCAGGGCTGGGCAATCCAGGGAGGCTTCCTGGTGGAGGCAGGGTCCCAGAACCCTTCAGTGCCcacaggggaaactgaggctcagggagccATAGGACAGCCTCCCAAGAGCGCTGCGAGGGGCTCCCCCTCAACTCCCTCCAGGACCCGGATCTGTCTGGTCCGATGGATGAAGATGGCTCCAGAGAGATCTGGGTGGGAACCTGCCTGAGACCCGGCAGACCTGGCAGGTCGCTCTGCCCTGGGCCTTGGGTGCCCTTGGGGGCAGCACTGACCCGAGGAGGCACCACGCACCCTCTCGTCTCCCCACCAGCTCCTCCTGGTGCCCCCTCCCAAGCCCTGGGGAGCTTCCTGGGTTGGCAGCTGAGGGGGGTCCTGGGGAGCTGTAAGCAAGGGGGAGGGGAGCCCACAGGCCTGCAGCCCATGGTGAGTTTCGCACCCAGAGCCGGCCAGGTGGGGCGCGCTAAGCTGAGGGGCCCTTCCCCATTCTGTGGGGTTCCCCAGCGCTGGGCTCCGTGGCTGAGGCTCTCGGGGGGTGGCCAGGGTTTGTGGGGACCCCGGGGTCTCACAGACACCATCCAGAGGCGGTGGGATGGAGCGGGTGATCGGCTGAGTCCCACTCTCCAGGTAGCCCCCGTGGACAAGCTGCGGAATGCCGCCCCCGCACGGGGGCCCGCCAAGGTGGCCGCAGACTTTGCACAGAAAACCTTTTTGATCCCCGCCAGCCCGGTTTCCCCACCCCTGCCGGCGACCTGCTGCGGATCCGGCGGTGTCTGCAGCGTCCACACCCCCTCCTCACACGCATCTCGCCTGGGTCGGAACTCTCGGGTCAGGAACAGTCCCAGTCACCTCCGGGCAGGGCGGGTGAGGACGGGGACGGGGCGTGTCCAACTTGCTGTGGCCTCTCGAAACCCAAGCGTGGCACGGCACGGGGCGATGTGTGCGTGCGGGACCCTGTGCTGCCTGGCGCTGCTGTGTGCGGCCAGCCTGGGTCAGCGCCCCACCGGGGGTCCCGGGTGCGGCCCTGGGCGCCTCCTGCTCGGGACGGGAACGGATGCACGCTGCTGCCGCGTTCACCCGACGCGCTGCTGCCGCGATTACCTGGGTAAGTAAACCGTGTTTACTTAACGCGGACCGCACAAGGCGCGGCACGGGAGCCAGGATGGGCGGGCGCCCCCTTCCCGTGCTCAGACCCGCACTGCTGAGGTCTAAGGAGGGTGGGCACAGGGCTGCCAGCGGCCAGAGCCTTCCAGAGGGAGGCAGGATCCCAGAGAGGGGTGGAGGCGTGCCAGCTCCAGCCAGTGGTCCCGGCGGCGAGGAGCAGGGGCGAGCCGGGTGGGAACGCCCTCAAGAGGGGTCGGGGTTCCCAAGGTGGAGGAGGGCTGTTCCAGGTCCTGCTGGGAGGGTCGTGAACCCTCGGCCATCGCCCAGCTCCCCCTGCTCAGTTGGGGGCTCCCCTGCACCGCGTCGGGCCTGCTGCCTGCCTCTGACCTGCACCTGGGGGTAAGGGTTCAACGGACACGGCTGGCCGGGAGAGGAAGCTGGCAGAAAGTCACCTCAGAGCTTCTTCCTCCAGGGTTGGGAAGGGGGGCTCTCTCCGGAGGCCCAGTGTGGCTGGTGGGGACAGAAGCGCCTGGAGACCAGGCAGGCAGCCTCTGAGGTGTCCACGGGCCTCCAGGGGGCTTTGCACTGTTGGGTGCCATCCCTGGGTCCCGCAGGGGCAGCCCCGGTGGCACGTGCAGTCAGCGCCTGGGCAGAGACAGCTGTGGGGCGCAAGGCGCAAAGGGGGACTAGCCCCAGGCCACATGGTCCCAGGAGAAAGAGACACCTGGACGAAGCCAGAGTCCAGAGTCCCAGCCAGGAGCCCTCTGCTCCCTGGAGCCGACTGTGGGTGGGGAACGGACAAGCCCGCTCCCCTGGAGGGCCGAGGAGGGGCCTCAGCCCAGCTGCTGGGGGCCTGGCTTGTCTCCTGCCCAGGCGAGGAGTGCTGTTCCGAGTGGGACTGCATGTGTGTCCAGCCTGAATTCCACTGCGGAGACCCTTGCTGCACGACCTGCCGGCACCACCCTTGCCCCTCAGGCCAGGGGGTGCAGCCCCAGGGTAAGTCCTGGAGGTGCCTGTCAGCGTCCGCACAGGCCAGGGGTTCCACTAGGGCCCGAGGCAGAGCTGGTGGGCGCAGGTGTCCAACATGCGTGGTGTGTGGGGTTCTAGGTCCTGTGAGGCCGGGCAGGCCAGGCCATGCTCAGGCACCACGGGCCACGAGACTCCAGGAGTGTCCTGTCCCCCCTTTCTTGGCCTGGGCTTTTCCATCCAGCACAAGGACTGTGAGAACCCTGTGGGGTTGGGGAGCTATCTGGCTCTCAAGCCTGGGACACCCATCCCGTGTGTCCTCACCGAATACTGAAAGAGCCTGCCTTGTGCCCCCCGGAGTCCTGTCTAGGCCCTGGGGCTACACCTCTTCCTGGAAGGAGCAGCTCAAGTCCTCTTAGCAGCTTGTTTACCTGACAGGACGGGCCAGGCTGGGCACATGGGGGCTGTGAGGAGGTAGAATTGGGGAGGTTGTGTGAGGTTGGACAGGGCAGGGTCTGGGGTCAGCTGAGACCCAGCCTCACTCTTTCTGGGACCCTCTGTTCTACTGTCCACCCTCTGTTCTACTGAGTCctgcctggcctctgcccaccctCAGCCCCCAATGGGCAGGCCCAGTGCACTCTGTGCTCCTCCCCCAGGTGCCCTCCCCAGGTCCCACCCCAGACGCCCCATCTGGGATGGGCAGACGCGGGCACTGACATCCAGGGCCCCCAGCTGGGCCGTCAGGAACTCTGTTGAATGGATGATGTTGGGGGGGCATTCGACTCAGCAGCCAGACCCCAGATGGACCCCTGCACCGGCCTGACTCCATCCTCATCCATCCCAGCAACTCCAGcagcttccctccctccttccctccccaatCCCCCGACCCCGCACCAGGGAGATTCAGTTTTGGCTTCCGGTGTGTCGACTGTGCCTTGGGGACCTTCTCCAGGGGCCACGACGGCCACTGCAAACCTTGGACAGAGTGAGTCTGGGGTAGGCCCTGCCGGCGGCTGGGTGGTCCAGGCTCACTCTGAGGAAGGGTCCTCTCCTGTCCCTTGCACTGTGGCGAGCCCCAGACAGCGCCGAGGACAGCAGCCGGGGGCTGACTGGGGGCCGTGTCCGCGTATTCCAGCTGCACCCAGTTTGGGTTTCTCACCGTGTTCCCTGGAAACAAGACCCACAACGCCGTGTGCGTCCCAGGGTCCCCGCCGGCAGAGCCGCCTGGGTGGCTGACCATCGTCCTCCTGGCCGTGGCCGCCTGCGTCCTCCTCCTGACCTCGGCCCAGCTTGCACTGCACGTCTGGCAGCTGAGGAGTCAGCCCACGTGGCCGCCAGGTCAGTCACAGCctggtggggggaggtgggggcCTGCCTGCCCGCTGACCACGGCCCCTCTGCAGAGACCCAGCTCCTGCTGGAGGTGCCGCCGTCGACCGAAGACGCCAGCAGCTGCCAGTTCCCTGAGGAGGAGCGGGGCGAGCGGCTGGCAGAGGAGAAGGGGCGGCTGGGAGACCTGTGGGTGTGAGCCCGGCCATCCTCCGGGGCCACCAACTGCAACCAGCCCCTCCCTAGGGGCTCCCCGGGCTCCGAATTCTGCTCTGGGCCGGGCCCTGCTCCCCTGGCAGCAGAAGTGGGTGCAGGAAGGTGGCCGTGAGCAGTGCCCTGGACCATGCAGGTCGGCGGCCGCGGCTGGGCcctgcaggagggagagagagacacagccGTGGCCCCCTTCCTCCCTTACGACCCTGCTGGGGTGGGGTCTTAGGACGGGAGGCTGTGCCCGTGGGTGTGCAGTGCCCAGGATGGGACCCGGCTGCACAGGGCCTTCAATAAACACTGGGCCAGTGACCTGAGTGGATGCatgctgggtgctgg
The genomic region above belongs to Piliocolobus tephrosceles isolate RC106 chromosome 1, ASM277652v3, whole genome shotgun sequence and contains:
- the TNFRSF18 gene encoding tumor necrosis factor receptor superfamily member 18 isoform X1 gives rise to the protein MDEDGSREIWVGTCLRPGRPGRSLCPGPWVPLGAALTRGGTTHPLVSPPAPPGAPSQALGSFLGWQLRGVLGSCKQGGGEPTGLQPMVSFAPRAGQVGRAKLRGPSPFCGVPQRWAPWLRLSGGGQGLWGPRGLTDTIQRRWDGAGDRLSPTLQVAPVDKLRNAAPARGPAKVAADFAQKTFLIPASPVSPPLPATCCGSGGVCSVHTPSSHASRLGRNSRVRNSPSHLRAGRVRTGTGRVQLAVASRNPSVARHGAMCACGTLCCLALLCAASLGQRPTGGPGCGPGRLLLGTGTDARCCRVHPTRCCRDYLGEECCSEWDCMCVQPEFHCGDPCCTTCRHHPCPSGQGVQPQGRFSFGFRCVDCALGTFSRGHDGHCKPWTDCTQFGFLTVFPGNKTHNAVCVPGSPPAEPPGWLTIVLLAVAACVLLLTSAQLALHVWQLRSQPTWPPGQSQPGGGRWGPACPLTTAPLQRPSSCWRCRRRPKTPAAASSLRRSGASGWQRRRGGWETCGCEPGHPPGPPTATSPSLGAPRAPNSALGRALLPWQQKWVQEGGREQCPGPCRSAAAAGPCRRERETQPWPPSSLTTLLGWGLRTGGCARGCAVPRMGPGCTGPSINTGPVT
- the TNFRSF18 gene encoding tumor necrosis factor receptor superfamily member 18 isoform X2, yielding MDEDGSREIWVGTCLRPGRPGRSLCPGPWVPLGAALTRGGTTHPLVSPPAPPGAPSQALGSFLGWQLRGVLGSCKQGGGEPTGLQPMVSFAPRAGQVGRAKLRGPSPFCGVPQRWAPWLRLSGGGQGLWGPRGLTDTIQRRWDGAGDRLSPTLQVAPVDKLRNAAPARGPAKVAADFAQKTFLIPASPVSPPLPATCCGSGGVCSVHTPSSHASRLGRNSRVRNSPSHLRAGRVRTGTGRVQLAVASRNPSVARHGAMCACGTLCCLALLCAASLGQRPTGGPGCGPGRLLLGTGTDARCCRVHPTRCCRDYLGEECCSEWDCMCVQPEFHCGDPCCTTCRHHPCPSGQGVQPQGRFSFGFRCVDCALGTFSRGHDGHCKPWTDCTQFGFLTVFPGNKTHNAVCVPGSPPAEPPGWLTIVLLAVAACVLLLTSAQLALHVWQLRSQPTWPPETQLLLEVPPSTEDASSCQFPEEERGERLAEEKGRLGDLWV